In Halorussus limi, a genomic segment contains:
- a CDS encoding GNAT family N-acetyltransferase, whose amino-acid sequence MRVEQLELSEWESALPSDGFEVFHLPEALEVVDRHTDAEMKLFGGFKGQQPIALLPVFVQQKSVGTAVTSPPPSMGIPRMGPILMPTSPKRRKQEKVNNEFTEKVLQQVGTDLDLDGRLAEAGVESPTAERVLDTLDVDSRLTLFRMECNAAYGDPRPYAWGNLQVEPNFTYFLDLEDRETEEVRKSFSKSLRREIGDAEDLDVTVECEGVSGARDIYRATEERFAEQDEPFGLSWAYVRDLFEALAEDDRARAYVARDADGEYLSGITALYSNDHAYFWQGGAKCIYEGTAVNSLIHWRLIEDVVEDPPVESVTQYDLMGANTERLCRYKAKFGADLEPYYVVESSGAAMNVAKRAYKLVQ is encoded by the coding sequence ATGAGAGTCGAGCAACTCGAACTGTCGGAGTGGGAGTCGGCACTGCCGAGCGACGGCTTCGAAGTGTTCCATCTACCGGAGGCGCTGGAGGTGGTCGACAGACACACGGACGCCGAGATGAAGCTGTTCGGCGGGTTCAAGGGCCAACAGCCCATCGCGCTGTTGCCCGTCTTCGTCCAGCAGAAGTCGGTCGGCACCGCGGTCACCTCGCCGCCGCCGAGCATGGGCATCCCCCGGATGGGACCGATTCTGATGCCGACCAGTCCCAAGCGACGCAAGCAGGAGAAGGTCAACAACGAGTTCACCGAGAAGGTCCTCCAGCAGGTCGGCACCGACCTCGACTTAGACGGGCGACTCGCCGAGGCCGGAGTCGAGTCGCCGACGGCCGAGCGCGTACTCGACACCTTGGACGTGGACTCGCGGCTGACCCTCTTTCGCATGGAGTGCAACGCGGCCTACGGCGACCCCCGACCGTACGCGTGGGGCAACCTTCAGGTCGAACCGAACTTCACGTACTTCCTCGACTTGGAGGACCGCGAGACCGAGGAGGTCCGAAAGTCCTTCTCAAAGAGCCTCCGCCGGGAAATCGGCGACGCCGAGGACCTCGACGTGACCGTCGAGTGCGAGGGCGTGTCGGGTGCCCGTGACATCTACCGGGCGACCGAGGAGCGCTTCGCCGAGCAGGACGAACCGTTCGGACTCTCGTGGGCCTACGTCCGGGACCTCTTCGAGGCGCTGGCCGAGGACGACCGGGCGCGGGCCTACGTCGCCCGCGACGCCGACGGCGAGTACCTCTCGGGCATCACCGCGCTCTACTCGAACGACCACGCCTACTTCTGGCAGGGCGGCGCGAAGTGCATCTACGAGGGCACCGCGGTCAACAGCCTCATCCACTGGCGACTCATCGAGGACGTCGTCGAGGACCCGCCGGTCGAGTCGGTCACGCAGTACGACCTGATGGGCGCGAACACCGAGCGACTCTGCCGGTACAAGGCCAAGTTCGGCGCGGACCTCGAACCGTACTACGTCGTGGAGTCGTCGGGCGCGGCGATGAACGTCGCCAAGCGAGCGTACAAGTTAGTTCAGTAG
- a CDS encoding DUF7331 family protein, which translates to MTGKYESDDGRDADRVTDRYAAFNDGAGEVVVYDTKNNAAWMKSDAAVVVEEMV; encoded by the coding sequence ATGACCGGAAAATACGAAAGCGATGACGGCCGCGACGCCGACCGAGTGACCGACCGCTACGCCGCCTTCAACGACGGCGCCGGCGAAGTCGTCGTCTACGACACCAAGAACAACGCCGCGTGGATGAAGTCCGACGCGGCGGTCGTCGTCGAAGAGATGGTCTGA
- a CDS encoding oligosaccharide flippase family protein: MDLKRFARSFKAMLSARVLHMAASGVLMVVLARFLLTQEEYGLLGAALAVLGVVQLFTDLGLAKAAARYITEYRETDPGQVPHVLRTAVVYRLGTILVVGTLFALLGGYIADLIGQPEIATLLVVGTGYIAVHSVFTFSQVLFQGYNQITNSAVIRAVGSVARLALAATFVLVVGGAVGALVGYIVGYGLGGLLGLALLYRKCYRDVEKAERAEAGLKRRIARYSVPLTATRGANILDKRVDTILVGYFMNPVAVSYYYLSKQIVGFIHSPAASLGFTLSPAYGEHKAEGETDHAAQIYETTLKYILLLYVPAAAGIVIVAEPAIALVFGEKWVEAAPVLQVFAAYVVLQAVSYVTGDTLDFLGRARERAIAKGGGSVANFLLNLVMIPAFGVVGAAAATVVTHAAVLGVTLWVIHAELSLSVGELVRHFVAVAAVTGAMSAAVLAVLAQVAGALAVVVSILAGVAVWAGLSVAGGLLDLRRVRTILT, from the coding sequence ATGGATCTGAAACGCTTCGCGCGCTCGTTCAAGGCGATGCTGAGTGCGCGCGTCCTCCACATGGCGGCCAGCGGCGTGCTGATGGTCGTCCTCGCCCGGTTCCTGCTGACCCAGGAGGAGTACGGACTCCTCGGGGCGGCGCTGGCGGTGCTGGGGGTCGTACAACTGTTCACCGACCTCGGCCTCGCCAAGGCGGCCGCGCGCTACATCACGGAGTACCGCGAGACCGACCCCGGACAGGTGCCCCACGTCCTCCGGACGGCGGTGGTCTACCGCCTCGGGACCATCCTCGTCGTCGGCACCTTGTTCGCGCTCCTCGGGGGATACATCGCCGACCTCATCGGCCAACCCGAGATAGCGACCCTGCTGGTCGTCGGCACGGGCTACATCGCGGTCCACTCGGTGTTCACCTTCTCGCAGGTGCTGTTCCAGGGGTACAACCAGATAACGAACAGCGCGGTCATCCGGGCGGTCGGTTCGGTCGCCCGACTCGCGCTCGCGGCGACGTTCGTCCTCGTCGTCGGCGGCGCGGTCGGTGCGCTGGTCGGTTACATCGTCGGCTACGGTCTCGGCGGCCTCCTCGGACTCGCGCTGCTCTACCGGAAGTGCTACCGGGACGTGGAGAAGGCCGAACGCGCCGAGGCGGGCCTCAAGCGACGCATCGCCCGATACAGCGTCCCGCTGACCGCGACCCGCGGGGCCAACATCCTCGACAAGCGCGTGGACACCATCCTCGTGGGCTACTTCATGAACCCGGTCGCGGTGAGTTACTACTACCTCTCGAAGCAGATTGTGGGGTTCATCCACTCGCCAGCGGCCTCGCTCGGGTTCACGCTCTCGCCCGCGTACGGCGAACACAAGGCCGAGGGCGAGACCGACCACGCCGCCCAGATTTACGAGACCACGCTGAAGTACATCCTCCTGCTCTACGTCCCGGCCGCGGCGGGCATCGTCATCGTGGCCGAACCCGCCATCGCGCTCGTCTTCGGCGAGAAGTGGGTCGAGGCCGCGCCCGTCCTGCAGGTGTTCGCGGCCTACGTCGTCCTGCAGGCGGTGTCGTACGTCACCGGCGACACGCTCGACTTCCTCGGACGCGCCCGCGAACGGGCCATCGCCAAGGGAGGCGGGTCGGTCGCTAACTTCCTGCTGAACCTCGTGATGATTCCCGCGTTCGGCGTGGTCGGCGCGGCCGCCGCGACGGTCGTCACCCACGCCGCGGTCCTCGGGGTCACGCTCTGGGTCATCCACGCCGAACTCTCGCTGTCGGTCGGCGAACTCGTCCGCCACTTCGTCGCGGTCGCCGCGGTCACGGGCGCGATGTCGGCCGCGGTCCTCGCGGTTCTGGCGCAGGTCGCGGGCGCGCTCGCGGTCGTGGTCTCGATTCTGGCCGGCGTCGCCGTCTGGGCGGGCCTCTCGGTGGCCGGCGGCCTGCTCGACCTCCGGCGAGTCAGAACCATCCTCACCTGA